From Amycolatopsis sp. WQ 127309:
CGCGCGACCGCGGCCGCCGGCGGCCTCACCGCCGTCGTCGACGAGCTGGCGGGCCTGCTGACGGAACCGGTGACCGGCCCGGCGGCGGGGGAGCGGAGCGCGGAGCACGCCCCGGTTCCCCGGTGACGGCCGACGCTTCGCACTGTCCACAAGGGACAGTGCGCCGGTGGCCCGCGTGGGGTGACTGCGGAGCCGAGGTCCGGGGCAGCCCGGCGTGACCCTGGGCGCCGCCGGACCCGGTGCGGACGATGGACCGGGAGCGGCGGGCCGTCGAGAGGACGCCCCGAGCCGATCCGGATCGTGCGTGGCGGGCGTCGGTCACCACGGTCGACTGTCCTCAAAGGACTCCTCCGCGCCCGGTCGCGGGGTATGATTCAGCCGTACCAGCGCCGGAGCGCCCAGTCCCCGCCTCGCGACGAACCCACCGAAGGCGGCCGCGGTGAGCACCGGAGCGGCCGGTCAGGAGCTCCGATCGTGAAACCCAACGTCTTCGACTTCCCCCGCCCCCGCCGTCCGCTGCCGGAATCCGCACCGGCGTCGCCGCCGGTCCCCGGAAACCGTGGCGACCGTGACGGACACAGTGTCATCCACGCGGTCTTCACCGCCTCCGGTGGCGGTGAGCCGCCGGTGCCGCGTTACCACGACCTGGCGATCACCGTGGAGCGGTCCGGCTGGACGCTGGTCGTCGCCGTGGTCGGCGAAGTCGACCTCAGCACCGCGCCCATGCTCCGGCACGCCCTCGACGAGGCCCTCGCCCGGACACCGCGGCGGATCGTCGTGGACCTGTCCTTCGTCCGGTTCCTGAACACCGCCGGGCTGGAGGTGCTGCTCGACGCGCACCACCGGGCCGGACCGGCCACCGACCTGCGGCTGGTCTCGACGACCCGCGCGACGTGGCGGCCCTTGGAGCTCACCAGGATGCACGAACGCCTGGTCGTCCACGCGTCCCGGGCCGCGGCGATCGCGGCGCCGCGATGACCGGACGAAGGCGTCCGCTCACCGCCTCCTCGGCTGTGCGGTGTGCGGCCGCCGGCCGAGGAGGTGCGTCGGTTCCGTCGCCTGCGCCGGGACGTCCACCGCGGGGAGGCCGTCGGCGGGGCTGAGGCCGAGGACGGCGAGCAGCAGCCCGCAGTCGGCGGCGTCGTGCGCCTTCGACGCGACCACGCGGGCGGCCCGGCGCCGTTGCCCGTCGTCGAGGTTGAACGGATCCGCGGTCATCGCGTCCGGTGTTCCTGTCATTGCGGGCCCCTTCGGTCGGCCACGTGGGTGCCGGCCGCCGGGGGCCGGGGCGGTTCCGGGCCGCCGGCTGTGCACCGGCACCCGGACCCGCCAATGTAGTCCTCCGCGCGGGCGGGCTGGGCCGGCGAACGGGTGGGAGCTCAGGTCCGGTCCCGGTCGGCGGGACCGGGCGGGCGCGCGTCGAGGATGTCGGTGGCCCGGACCAGGCTGACCGGCGTGTCGGTGGCGGAGCCCTGCGGGCGGACCGGCACCCAGGTGGTGCTGGTGTGCTCGTCGCGCAGGCTGCGCCCGGCGACGGTCCCGAGCCGCTCGTGCCACACCGGTGTCGCGCACGAGGCGGACCGCGCGCGGCCCACGCGGCCGCGGAACCGGTAGCGGACGTGCCAGCCGAGCGGGTAGCCACCGCCGTGACGTGTGGGCCAGGCCCGGTGCGCGCTCCCCGCCGGGTGCGGATCGGTCTGCTCGTCGTCCACCGGTGCCCGCTTTCACTCCCGGTGCGCGAGCGGCGCACCGCCATCGGTCGCCGGGGTCCGGGGCGCGGTTCTTCCCAGCGTAGGGGCGCCGGCGCCGGTGGGGTTCGGCCAGCCGAGTGGTTCACCGCCCGGGGGCCGTCGTCGTCCTGGCCGGCCGTCGCGGGGCAGGGCGGCGGGCTTTTGTTGTTCAGCCGGGCTTTCGGCCGGGTCCGGGAAACCGCAGTCCGGTCGCGGCCCGGGTCGCTCGGCCCGGTTTCCCGCTGCTCCCGGGGCTATAGTGAGGTCGACGCCCCGGACCCCGGCATCGTGGTTTCCGCGGCGCGGGCCCGCCGGCCCGCGTCCGACCCGGACGGCGAGGCGCACCATGGTGGCACGCGTGGCAGGGGTGGTCCTGCTCGCCCCGGTCTGCGTCCTGGCCGTGATCGGCGCGGCGCACACCTCGGCGGACGCCCTGATCGGCTGGAGCCTGGTGGGGCTCGGCGCCGGGATCCTCGTAGCGGTCGCCGCGCCTCGGCTGCGGCGCGGCCGCCAGGTCGGGACGCACGGGCCCGACCTGCCGCTGGGCGGGGCCGCCGCGGCCACGTTCGTCACGGTGTGCCTGGTGGTCGCCGGGATGCTGGCCGCGTTCGGCGGCGGCCTCACAACGGCCGCACTGCTCCTGTTCGCCGTCTCCGGGCTGTGGGCCGGGAACCACCACCGGCGACGGGCGCGCGCGACGCCGGTCGCGAACCCGCACGACGTCCTCGCGGCGGTCACGCTCCCCGCGTCGTCGACGCTGGTCGCCGACATGGGCACGGAGGAGCTGTGCGTGGCCTGGCGGCGCAGTTACTACCAGCTGGTCCTGGCCACCGACGAGCCGGCGCGCCGCCTGGTCGTGCAACGGCGGCAGGAGTTCCTCGACGAGATCGAACGCCGTGACGGCCGCGGCTTCCGCCGCTGGCTCGACAGCGGCGCCCGCGCCGGCGGCGATCCCGGCCCCTACCTGACCACCCGGAGCTGACCGTCCTCAGTGGACTCACGCACGGAAAGGACGCTATGCCGGACCCGGACGGGGCACCGCGGGTGGTGCGCGGTGGCTGAGGTCGAGGTGCTGCGCGCCGGAGTGCTGGCCGCGTTGCGCGAGCACGGCAGCGGTTCCGGGGTCGACGTCGTCGGCCGGGTGTGCCGGGCCTGCGTGCGGCTGCTGCCGGTGGACGGCGCCGCCGTGTCGGTGACCGTCGACGCCGGGCACCGGGAAGTCGTCTACGCCAGTGACGCCGTGAGCGCCGCGTTGGCGGAACTGCAGTTCTCCCTCGGCGAGGGGCCGTGTTTCGAGGCGTACGCCGTCGGCGGGCCGGTCCTGGTGCCGGATCTCGCGGCCGGGCTGCCGCCCGCGTGGCCGACGTTCGCCGCCGAGGCCGGCACGCACCCGGTGGCCGCGCTGTTCACCTTCCCGGTGCAGATCGGGGCCGTCCGGGTGGCGACCCTCGACACCTACCGCACGACCCCGGGTTCCCTGCTGCCCGGCGAACTGTCGACGGCCCTGCAGGTCGCCGACGTCGCCGCGCTCGCCCTGTCCGGGCTGCAGGCCGGTGGCGACCGCTGGCTCGACGGGGACGGCCGGTGGATGGCGGGGGCGGGGATGCGCCACCGGGAGGTGCACCAGGCCACCGGCATGCTCATCGCGTACTTCGACCTGCCCGCTTCCGCGGCGCTGGCCCGGCTGCGGTCCTACGCGTTCGGGCACGGCCGGCCCCTGCTCGACGTCACCGCCGACGTCGTGACCGGGCGGCTGGGATTGGACGGGGAGTTCCGGTGAGGAGCACCCTGGTGACCGCCGGCATACGAGGAGATGGTGGAGATGCCCGACCGTGAACGGCAGGTGATCCGGGCGTTCGTCGCGCTGGCCGACACGCTGGTCGACGACTACGACGTCGCGGATCTGCTGCACACGATGGTGGTGGAATGCGTGGATCTGCTCGACATCACGGCCGCGGGGCTGACGCTCGTGGACGAGCGCGGTGGCCTGCAGGTGCTCGCGTCGTCCACCGAGCAGGCGCGCCTGCTCGAACTGTTCCAGCTCAACATCGACGAAGGACCGTGCGTCGACTGCTTCACCGGCAGCGCACCGGTGCTGGTGGCCGACATCGCCGCGCAGGCGGCGCGCTGGCCGCGGTTCGCGGCAGAAGCGGCCCGGGAGGGCTTCGCGTCGGTGCACGCGCTGCCCCTGCGGCTGCGCAAGCACACGATCGGGGCGCTGAACCTCTTCGGGCCCCAGCCGGGCGAGCTGTCGGCGGACGACGTGGCGCTGGCGCAGGGGATGGCCGACACCGCGACCATCGGCATCCTGCACGAACGCGCCCTGCGCCAGGGCGAGATCCTGTCCGAGCAGCTGCAGACCGCGTTGAACAGCCGGGTGATCATCGAACAGGCGAAAGGGGTGCTCGCCATCAGCGGGCAGCTGGGCATGGACGCGGCGTTCGCGGCCCTGCGCGGTTACGCCCGCCGCAACAACCGCCGGCTCAGCGACGTCGCCCGGGCTTTGGCCGACCACGACCTCGACCCGCGGCTCGTGCTGGCCCCGGCGAAGGCTGATCATCGTCGCTGATCGGCTCCTCGTCACCGGGCGGCGGCGACAGCGGTTCGAGGAACAGGCCGCCGTACCGCTCGTCCTGGGGTTTGACGAGCGCGCCCGGCCGGACGGGCTCGTCGGGGCTGTGACTGTCCATTGTGGAACCTTCCGGGCCGGTTCGCCGGCCGGGGCTGGTGAGCCGAGGACGGCACGGGCTCGACCACCCGCGCACGAGGTGCTCTCGGACGCCACCCACGCTACACGGCACCGGCGGTCCTCGCCCCGCGTCGGTCCGCCGGGTGCCGAACGCGGCGCGCCCCGGTGACCAACGGCCCTCGTGCGCCGGGGCCCGCCGGGTGATGCTGGGACCAGCCTTCGACGGGAGTGGCCATGCGGTTCCGTGATCGCCGGGAAGCCGGCGAGCGACTGGCTCTCCTGCTGCGCCCGCTGCGCGGGCACCCGGCCGTGGTCCTCGGCCTGTCCGCGGGCGGGCTGGTGGTCGGCGGCGAGATCGCCGACGTCCTCGGCGCGCCCCTGGACATCCTGCTGACGCGCCGGATCGAGTACGACGGCCCCCCGGCGACCACCCTCGGCGCGGTCGGCGAAGGCGGCCTGCTCGTCTCGGACCACGACGCCATCAAACGGTTCGACGTCACCGCCGACGAGCTGACCCGCCTGGCCGGCGGCGCGCGGTCCGAGCTGGCCCGGCAGGTCGCCGTCTACCGCCACACCGTGGCCCCGGCCCCGATCGCCGGCCGCACGGTCGTCCTCGCCGACGACGGCGCCGCCACCGGCACGACCGCCCACACGGCGATCCGCGTCCTGCGCGCCCGCCAGGCCGGCCGCATCGTGCTGGCCGTCCCGGTCGCCCCGGCCCGCGTCCTCGACCGGCTCGCCCGCGAGGTGGACCAGGTGGTCTGCCTCCGGACGCCGGCGTGGGTGCACGCGGTGCGCAACAGCTACCGGAAGTTCGGCGCGGTGGCCGAGACGGAGGCGCTGGAGCTGCTGCACCGCGAACCGCGGCTGCCGACGGAAGTCCCACGCTGAGTCCACAAGGGACGATCAGCCCGGAAGGCGCACCGCGATCTCGTCGCCCAGTTCGGCGCCGTCGTCGAGTTCCAGGTGGTCGCCGCTCCAGAAGCGGCCCGGGTCGTACCAGTTGGGGCGGCGGCCCTTGGGCAGCAGGCCCATCGCCTCGTACGTGACCGCGACGATCTCCGCGCAGTACCCCGACTCGAGGTCGACCTCCCGCGGCTCCCGGCCCTCCCGCTTCCAGGACGGCACCCGGCCGCCCAGCCAGCGCGACGCGAGGCGCGCGGTCGAGGGGAACGGCGTGCCGTCGAGGCGGGCGACCGTGCGCAGGGCCGCGTCCTCCATCTCCGCGGTGACCGGGTGGACGAGCTGGCGCAGCCAGACCCGCTGGTGGTACTTCTCCGCCCACACCTGCACCGCCCGGCTCAGGTCGTGCAGCTGGGCACCCCGCTGGTGCGTGCCCGACCAGACGTCGGGCAGCGACCGGCCCAGCTCCGCGTGCCACATCAGCGGCGGCAGGTCCTCGATCACCACGGCCATGCCGACGTGGTTGACCGGGCTGTTGGTGACCACGCGGATGGTGCGGTCGGCCGCCGATGACCCGCGGAACAACCAGAGGTCGCCGGTGCGCGTCACGGCTACTGCTTCGTCGAGATCCAGCTCGGTGCCCGGCACGGGCAGTAGCCTAGGCCGATGCGCTGGTGGAAGACAGTGGGCCTGGCCGGGCTCGTCGGAGTGGCCGCGACCGGAGTGGTCGTCGCCCGGCAGGAGCGCCGGCGGCGCGCCTACACCCCGGACGAGATCCGTGAACGACTGCACGCACGCCTCGACGCTGACCCGGAGGCCCCCAAGACCGACTGACGAGGGCCTCAGCCGGCCGGCTCGGTCTCCGTGACCGGAGTACCGGGCCGGCACGGGATGCCCAGGGCCGCGAAGACGCCGAGCAGCTTCGCGTTCTCCGCGCCGACGTCGACGACGAGGGCGCGGACGCCTTCGTGCTCCGCCGCGACGACGAGCTGTTCGAGCAGCAGGGTCGCCACGCCGAGCGCCCGCGCGCCGCCGTCGACGACCAGGACGACCGCCGCCTCGGCGGAGTCGGCCAGGATGTCGTAGCGGGCGACGCCGGCCAGCCGGGAGTGCAGGAAGCAGCCCATCGCGGTGTGCCCGACCCCGGCGTTGCGGGACAGCTGCGCCGCGAGGCCGGTCAGCCCGGTCGCGCCGAGGCCGAAGAACCGGAGGTGCCGGTCGCGGTCGGCGAGCCGGGCCCGCAGCGCGAGGACGGCCGCGGTGTCGGCGGCTTCCAGCTTGCGCACCCAGGCGATCTCGCCGTCGGGGAGCAGGGCGCGCGCCGGTGGGGTCGCGGTGGTCATGGCGTCTCCTCCCGGGCCGGCCCGAGGTACTGCTCGGCTTCCCGGCCCGCTGAACGAACTGGCCCGCTGAACGAACGGCCCGGGTCCACAGTGCTCTGTCCTTTTCGCACAGAACACTGCGGAGTCCCGGGGGCCGGCCGGCCGCGATCGGTTCCCGCTAGCCCGAGAGCTTCACCTGGTTGTCGACCGACGTGACGCCGGGGGCGAACCAGGCGGTCTGCTCGGCCGACCGGCGTTCGGCGGGGGTGAGCACCTCGCCGGTCAGGGTGACCTGGCCGTCGTCGATGCCGACCTCGACGTGCTGCGCGAAGCCCGGCGCGTGGCGGGCCAGCGCCGCGGTGATCTTCAGCTTGATGTCGGCCGGCGAGATCGACGTCGACGCCTTCAGGGTGATCAGGTTCCGCACCCCGCTGATCCCGGGGAGCGAGGAGACCGCGCGGCGGGCGGCTTCGCGCTGGTACTGCCAGTCGACCGAGCCGCGCAGGGTGATGACCTGGTCGCGCACCTCGACCTGCACCGATTCCTTCGGCACGACGACGGTGCGGCGGTCGAACACGATCATGGCCTCCCGGGCGAGGTCCGCGTCCTCCGGGATGTCCGTGCCGTGGCGCACCTGGATCTTGTCCGCGGTCGTGGTCACGCCGTGGACGCGGGTGGCCGCGCGCAGGGCCTCTTCCTTCTCCGGGTACGTGCCGACGTGTCCCGAGAGGGTCGCGACGCCGTCGGTGACGGCCACGCCGATCTCTTCGGCGTTGACGCTGGGAGTCCAGGCGAGCTCATCGGTCACCGCGGTCTTGAGCTGGTGATCAGGCCTGTGCTGGATCTGTGTCATAGCTCCAGCGTTTCCCCCGCGCGGCGCGCGGCCTAGAGTCGCGGGACCCTTTCTTCCGGGGTCGTTCGGCGCGCGGGCGTAGCCTGGGGCGGTGGATGACCGCACTCGGCACGACCGGCCCGTCATCACCGTCTTCCTGGTCGACGACCACGAGCTCGTGCGGCGCGGCGTCGCCGAGCTCGTCGACGACGAACCGGACCTCACCGTCGTGGGGCAGGCCTCTTCCGTCGCCGAAGCGCTGGCCAGGATCCCCGCGCTGCGCCCGGACGTGGCGGTGCTCGACGTCCGGCTGCCCGACGGCAACGGCGTCGAGCTCTGCCGGGACCTGCGCACGGCGCTGCCCGGCCTGCGGTGCCTGATGCTGACTTCCTTCACCGACGCGGATTCCATGGTCGACGCGGTCCTCGCCGGGGCCGAGGGGTACGTGATCAAGGACGTGAAGGGGCTGCAGCTGGTCGACGCCATCCGCCGGGTCGGGTCGGGCGAGACGCTGCTGGACGGCCGGGCGGTCGCCGCGCTCGTCGCCGAACTGCGGGCCACGACCGGGAAACCGGGCCCGCTGGCCGGGTTGAGCGAGCAGGAACTCGTCCTGCTGGACCTGCTCGGGGAGAGCCTGACCAACCGGCAGATCGCCGAGCGGATGTTCCTGGCGGAGAAGACCGTCAAGAACTACGTGTCCCGGCTGCTGGCGAAACTGGGGCTGGAGCGGCGGTCCCAGGCCGCGGTGCTCGTCACCGGGCTTCACGGCGCGCAGCGCCGTCCGGGCGGCTAGCGGCGAACGGGTGCTCGTCGCTGATCACGACGTCTTCGAGCAGCGCCTGCGCGGACACCGGCACGGCGGTGCCGTGGCCGAGGCGCAGCATGATCTGGGGCCAGAGCCCGCCGCCGATCAGCTGCCGC
This genomic window contains:
- a CDS encoding GNAT family N-acetyltransferase; translation: MTTATPPARALLPDGEIAWVRKLEAADTAAVLALRARLADRDRHLRFFGLGATGLTGLAAQLSRNAGVGHTAMGCFLHSRLAGVARYDILADSAEAAVVLVVDGGARALGVATLLLEQLVVAAEHEGVRALVVDVGAENAKLLGVFAALGIPCRPGTPVTETEPAG
- a CDS encoding GAF and ANTAR domain-containing protein, which codes for MPDRERQVIRAFVALADTLVDDYDVADLLHTMVVECVDLLDITAAGLTLVDERGGLQVLASSTEQARLLELFQLNIDEGPCVDCFTGSAPVLVADIAAQAARWPRFAAEAAREGFASVHALPLRLRKHTIGALNLFGPQPGELSADDVALAQGMADTATIGILHERALRQGEILSEQLQTALNSRVIIEQAKGVLAISGQLGMDAAFAALRGYARRNNRRLSDVARALADHDLDPRLVLAPAKADHRR
- a CDS encoding BON domain-containing protein, which gives rise to MTQIQHRPDHQLKTAVTDELAWTPSVNAEEIGVAVTDGVATLSGHVGTYPEKEEALRAATRVHGVTTTADKIQVRHGTDIPEDADLAREAMIVFDRRTVVVPKESVQVEVRDQVITLRGSVDWQYQREAARRAVSSLPGISGVRNLITLKASTSISPADIKLKITAALARHAPGFAQHVEVGIDDGQVTLTGEVLTPAERRSAEQTAWFAPGVTSVDNQVKLSG
- a CDS encoding response regulator transcription factor, giving the protein MDDRTRHDRPVITVFLVDDHELVRRGVAELVDDEPDLTVVGQASSVAEALARIPALRPDVAVLDVRLPDGNGVELCRDLRTALPGLRCLMLTSFTDADSMVDAVLAGAEGYVIKDVKGLQLVDAIRRVGSGETLLDGRAVAALVAELRATTGKPGPLAGLSEQELVLLDLLGESLTNRQIAERMFLAEKTVKNYVSRLLAKLGLERRSQAAVLVTGLHGAQRRPGG
- a CDS encoding GAF and ANTAR domain-containing protein, with the protein product MAEVEVLRAGVLAALREHGSGSGVDVVGRVCRACVRLLPVDGAAVSVTVDAGHREVVYASDAVSAALAELQFSLGEGPCFEAYAVGGPVLVPDLAAGLPPAWPTFAAEAGTHPVAALFTFPVQIGAVRVATLDTYRTTPGSLLPGELSTALQVADVAALALSGLQAGGDRWLDGDGRWMAGAGMRHREVHQATGMLIAYFDLPASAALARLRSYAFGHGRPLLDVTADVVTGRLGLDGEFR
- a CDS encoding STAS domain-containing protein, with amino-acid sequence MKPNVFDFPRPRRPLPESAPASPPVPGNRGDRDGHSVIHAVFTASGGGEPPVPRYHDLAITVERSGWTLVVAVVGEVDLSTAPMLRHALDEALARTPRRIVVDLSFVRFLNTAGLEVLLDAHHRAGPATDLRLVSTTRATWRPLELTRMHERLVVHASRAAAIAAPR
- a CDS encoding phosphoribosyltransferase encodes the protein MRFRDRREAGERLALLLRPLRGHPAVVLGLSAGGLVVGGEIADVLGAPLDILLTRRIEYDGPPATTLGAVGEGGLLVSDHDAIKRFDVTADELTRLAGGARSELARQVAVYRHTVAPAPIAGRTVVLADDGAATGTTAHTAIRVLRARQAGRIVLAVPVAPARVLDRLAREVDQVVCLRTPAWVHAVRNSYRKFGAVAETEALELLHREPRLPTEVPR